ATCGTAGTTGCTGGCAACCCGTGGATCGCTCTGGAGCGCTTCGGGCAATCCTTTGATGGCGCCCCATTCGATCCGGAGCCCCGGACAGAGGACGAGGGCTTCGTAAGTGATGCGCATTCCACCGGATGTGAGCAGGGCATTTTCACCGGGCAGGAGTTGCGTCACCGATTCTTGGATCCAGTTGACCCCGGGGGGGATGAGATCTGATTCGTTGCGACAGGTGTCTTCCTTTTTTGCCTCGCCCCCGCCGACCAAGGTCCAGAGCGGCTGGTAATAGTGCTTCTCCGTGGGGTCGATGAGTGTGATCTGGCTCGCCGGGAAATGTTGGGAGAGCCGGGCAGCAACATCGATGCCAGCGGTGCCTCCGCCGACAATCGCAATCTTGGTCGTGGAATCCGTCATTGGAATCGCCTTGAAACCGCATAGTGGCCGATTTTGTGGTTGAGGATTCCACTTTTTTCAAAGGATCTCGAATTGCGGGATCTTTCCGGCAGACGCTGGGGTGCTTCGCGTTTGCAAACAAAAGGTATGCGGAGCCATTCCACCCCGGCCACAAAACGTGAAACCGGGGTGAAAAATCACGGGAAATTCAGAGATCTCAGTTCCCATAAAGCACAATGCTCGTCACCGTTGTGCCTGATTTACCATCTTTTGAAGCTGTTGACTTCGTGGAAATCGCCAAATGGTATTTAACTTCAAGCATCGGGTTGCTGTCAAGGAACCTTGTGGCATCTTCGGTATTTGAAAAGCCAAGCATTTCCGGGTTCGATTTAGCCATCTTCGCCAATTCGTCTTTTACCCCGGGCGGCAAATTATTGAAGTTTGCCTTCTTGATGTTCTTGCTGCCTTCTTGTCCATAGGCGGAATCGGCCAGTTGGACAACTAGTGAATCCACAGCGGCTTTCGCGGAACGTTGAGCTGCTTCCAACTCTCTGCCGAGTTGCTCCAAAAAGTGAGACATGGATTGAAGAGCCTGTGCTTGAAGAAGCGTTCCCTTCAGCGTGCCAAAATCTGTCACTTTGTAGGTACCAAGATCCATGACCAGTGGAAATGGGGCATCTCTCCTCTTGGCCCGTAGGTGTTCCGCCGCAGCGGCATCATTGTCGGTTTCTGGAGGCCAGTAGACTGTCGCTAACGGCTTTTTTGGAAGGGAAACAGATCCAAAAACCGGTCGTCCAATCGTGCCAGAAGGATCGCTTATTGAGAAGGTGGCGCTGAGGGCCATGAATTTTTCCTGTGGCGCAACCTCGATTCTCTCCATGTTTTGTCGCTTGCATAGCGCATCGAAGAGCTGCTGACCCTCGGGAGAATCGCATGAAAAGGTGGTTTGGCCGGAATTCCTGACGGAATCGGCCCACTTGGCCGTGGCGAGATAATCTTCAATAGGAGCGATCTGCTTCGAAACAATGATGGTGAAATTGTCATCTGGAAATGACCAATACTTGATCCCATTGACGTGCAAGAAAGACTCAATTTCGGTCAAACTAGTGTCTCTGGGTTGCTCGCTTAGGGTCTCTTGTTCGGCCAACGCCACAATCACGGGCTTTGTCCGAGGTTCAAGAGGGATTCCTGGTATTTGACCATGATTGGCCATCATTAAGGAGGCTAGGATGGGGATGCTTAAGATCATTGGGTCACTACCACGATCCTAAATAGCACATCTTCAAGTTCGTAGCCTGATCTTGAAATCGTCTCGGAAGTCGCTGAATTGGTAAAACTCTGCGCAAGCTGGAAATGATGATACTCCCAGGTGCAGTTCCAGTAGAGAACATTATATTTGATATCGTTGTAATGGCCAGTAAAAACATTCGTGTTCGGCGTTGGGGTCAGGGCGATATTGGCGTTCCAGGTTGGAGGGTTTTGCACAGTTGAGCCTTCGACCAATTTTGTTTCAAGCGTCCTTGAGACGTGGAATGTGATCGACGATCCACTCACAGTATAGTCGTTTCGGGGCGAAAGTCCAAATGTCAGGATCTGCGTGCCGTTGTCGGTGCGGCTATATCCGTTGTCCGTCCATTCGGCATTTGCCGAAGCTGTCATCAAGGCAATTGCGGCAATGAGGAGTTGCTTCATAGGCCCGACGCTACCCCCCCCCGGATGAGAGTCAAGGCCCGATTGTTTAATTTTCACCCCGGCCACAAAACGTGAAACCGGAGAGGAATAAATTTGACAAGAGAGTGCCTTATCCAAAATCATGGTTTGATAATGAATGCAAATCCAAACGGCTGATCGCCGTAGCCCACTTGCTTGCACTCTTGGTAGGCAATCAGTGTGAATTGAAACTTCAAAGTCGGATTCGAACTCATGTATGTCTGGGCCTCCTCCTTAGAGGCAAAACCTCGACTCTCCCATCCAGATACAAAAGTGTAAATATATTTTTCTCGAATTTCTGCAGGAAGGCTCTCTAGCGAGTAGTCCCCTTCTTTTAGTTTCTCGAAATCACCGATGCTCGCAACTCCGAACTTCTTCACTGCAAATTCGAAGGACTGCTTGTAAACAGACTCCAGTTCGGCCAGCCGAGTCCCCAGATCGGAAACTACTTTTGCAAGGTTGGCCAGGTCCAGAGAGTGGAGCGATTCCGGCATACCAGAGTAAAACTTGAGGAATGTCAGGCCAACCGTCGATCGCGTGGTAGGAAACAGATATGATCGCCCTGATATGGCGTCCGCGTGCTCTTTAACCCGGTCTATTCCTCCGGAAAATGGAGTTGCCAGTGCCAAATCTGAGTTGCGCTCTGGTTCCGGCTTCCAAATAAAATTCCCTTTTCCGGCATAAGATGGGTCAACAAGCTCAATACCCATTGTCAATCCGATGGGCTTGGTTCCAGGTTGGACATCAAACTTATCGAAGAAGAACTTGGAATCCAGAAACTCCTTGAGTTCGCGACCTTCCGGCGAGCCTAGGTCAAACTTCATTCGAGAACTGCCATCAACCTTGGCGAGCCATCGAATTGACTTTTCGTACGACTCAATTGGAATCGCCATGTCGCTTACAAAGATGGTTGCATCTTCGAGTTGCATTTTCATGCAGTCGATGTTTAGTTGTTCGCGTACTTGTTCAACAGTTGCATCGCTGGTGACATCGGCCAACCCCTTTGTTTGGGCTTGCTGAGTGGCGACAATCCAATAGACTGGATGGTTCTCGTGGAAAGTTGCTTGGCCCAGAGCAGTAAAACAGAGAAATGCACTGACAAACAAAACTTGCAGAAAATTGGGAGATTTACCAGCCCTATTTGCCATAAGCCCAAACACGTTGTTCAAACCTTTCTTCTGCCGACCGCGCTGCGACTTCATTTCCATAAGTTTGGTTCTCCACATCCCACGTTTGAAAAGCCTGATAGGTGTTTCGAGTGGAAAATTCGATTCCCCAATACACACCTGTATTGAATGTACCATTTCCAACGAGTGGGAGGGTTTCTTTGAGTTCGGGAATTTGCAGGCTTGAAACATCGGTCATCCATGGCGGATCGTTGGTGGGCGAACCGGTGCAGACGCGTTTGAAAAGCGTACGCGTTGTGTTCACTGAGTAGGTGTTCCCGTTGATGGAGAGGTTATCGCGACCACTATAGAGGAGTTCATCTTCGTAGTGATAGAGGTCGCTCGGCTGGGTGAAAGCAATTTGTACCCAAACTGTATTCGGGCTCTCTGCTGACGCCTGTGCAGATGCCGCGTTAAAGGCAATTGCGGCAATAAGGTGTTGCTTCATAGGCCCGACGCTACCCCCCCCCCCCCCCCCGGATGAAAGTCAAGGTCAGATTGTCAAATTTTCACCCCGGCCACAAAACGTGAAACCGGGGTGAAAAATCACGGATAATTCAGACCATCAGCGGCGTTTGCGGAAGCGGGAACCGCCTTCGCCGTCGCCGTCGGATGAGCTGCTTTCGGTGCGCTCGCGGCGGGGTCCGCGGTCACGGTCGCCATATCCGCCTCGATCCCGACCACCACCACGGCGATCCCGGCCGCCATCGCGGTCCCGGCTGAACGCGGGGCGTTCGCTGACGGGTGGGTTGGGGTCGTTGAGCCGTTCGTTGTCCGGGTTGAGGTCGAGCGCGGTGAGGTTGATGCGACCCATGCTGTCGACTTCGTGGACTTTGACGTTGATGACGTCGCCTTCGCTGAGCACGTCGTCTGGTCGGCCGATTTTGGCGTGGGTGAGTTGGTCGGTGGGGACCATGCCATCTTTGCCATTGGGCATGCTGACCAAGGCGCCCCGACCCATGAGCCGGGTGACGGTGCCGGTGAAGGCGAATCCGACTTCCAGGCTGGAAGTGGACATTTTGATCATAGTGATCGCCTTTTCGGCCTTTTCACCGCTGTCGGTGGCGATCAGGACGCGGCCATCTTTTTGGACGTCGATTTCGCAGCCGGTTTCTTCGGTGATCTTGCGGATGTTGGCGCCGCCGGGTCCGATGAGCGCCCCGATCTTTTCGGTGTCGATCTGGACGGTTTGGATGCGCGGGGCGGTTCCGGAGAGTTGGGGCCTGGGTTTGGGGATCTCGGCTTCAATGATGTCGAGGATCTTGTACCGGGCGTCTTTGGCTTGGCTCAGGGCGTCGATGAGGACTTGCTCGGGGATGCCTTCCAGCTTGGTATCGAGCTGGAGAGCGGTGATCCCTTCGCGGGTTCCAGCCACCTTAAAGTCCATGTCGCCGGTGTGGTCTTCTAGGCCTTGAATGTCGGTAAGGATGCTGAAGTTTTTGCCGTCGCTCATGAGCCCCATGGCGATCCCTGCAACGGGGGCTTTGATCTTGACGCCGGCATCCATGAGCGCGAGGGTCGAGCCGCAGACGGACGCCATGGAAGACGACCCGTTGGATTCGAGCACTTCGCTGATCAGGTGGACGGTGTAGGGGAAGTCGGGGTCGTCCATGGGGACGACGGCTTCGATGGCCCTTTCAGCCAAGGCGCCGTGTCCGACTTCGCGTCGGCCGGGGCCGCGCAGCGGCCGGGCTTCGCCAACCGAGTAGGGCGGGAAGTTGTAGAAGTGCATAAAGCGCTTGGGCTCCTGCTCTTCGTCCAGCTGGTCCAGGATGTCGGCATACTGGGCGTCTTTGGGCATGCCCAGGGTCAGCACGGTCATGACTTGGGTTTGGCCGCGGGTGAAGAGGCCCGAACCGTGGACGCGCGGCAGGATGCCGGCGACGGCTTCGATATCGCGGAGTTCGTTGAGCTTGCGGCCATCCGGGCGCTTGCCTTCTTTGATGACGGTGGAGCGCAAGGTTTCTTTGATCGCTTTATCAATCGCGGGGCCGAGGTTTTGCAGGAAGGCTTTGTCGTCTTCCTTGCCTTCGGAATACTTGGCTTTGAGCTCTTTCTTCAGGTCGTTTTCTGCGTTTTCGCGGGTGGCCTTGTCTTTGTGAAAGAGGGCGGCGGCAATGGCTTTGCCTTCTTTCTTCATCAGGTCTTCGACAAACTTCTTGTCTGGGCCAGATTCGGCGACGGTGCGCTTTTCTTTGCCGGCGATTTTGGCAAAGGCTTCGAATTCTTTGCAGATCAGCTGGATGTTTTCGTGGGCGAAGATCAGGGCCTTGACCATGACTTCTTCGGTCACTTCTTTGGCCCCTGCTTCGACCATGCTGATGGCGCCTTTGTGTCCGGCGACGATGAGGTCGAGCTTGGAGGTTTTCAGCTCTTCAAAGGTGGGGAAGACGATGAATTCGCCGTCGATCATGCCGATGCGGACGCAGGCGATGGGTCCGTTGAACGGCACATCGGAGACGGAGAGGGCCGCGCCGGCCGCGTTGACGGCCATGACGTCGCTGGGGATGTTCTTGTCGATGGAGAACGGCATCGCGATGACTTGGATTTCGCTGCGGATGCCTTTGTGGAAGAGGGGGCGGATCGGCCGGTCCATCAGTCGGCTGATGAGGGTCGCCTTGGTCGAGGGTCGCCCGCCGCGCTTGATGACGCCGCCGGGGATTTTGCCGATGGCGTATTTGCGCTCTTCAAAATCGCAAACAAGCGGAAGGAAGTCGATGCCTTCCCGTTCTTGGTTGGACATGGTCGCGGTGCCGAGGATGACGGTGTCATCGATACCGAAGAGGACGGAGCCGCCGGCTTGCTTGGCAACGCGGCCTGACTCGAGGTTGAACGTTTTGCCGCCCACCTCAAAGGTGTGTGTATGGATCATGTGTTGAGCCTCTGACTAACGCAGGGTTAGCGAGGCCGAACTTCACGGATGCCGAGGTCTGCAATGAGCTCCCGGTACCGGACGATATCTTTGTTCCGCAGGTAGCCCTCAAGGCGGCGCCGTTTGCCAACGAGCATGAGTAGCCCTTGGCGCGAGTGCCGGTCTTTTTTGTTGGTGCGCAGGTGATCGGTGATCTGCAGGATGCGCGCCTGGAGGAGGGCGATTTGAACCTCGGGCGAACCAGTGTCGCCTTCTTTGGTCGCGTACTTTTTAATGATGTCGGTCTTGGTAGTCGGGTGCAGCGGCATGGTTGTGTGTTTCAGCCTCGTCTTAAGATCCCGGGATCGCCGTTCTGCGTTCGGACATCCCAGGGCTGTCAGGCTATCTGTGTGCCGCTCTCTGCAAAGTTCTCCTGTGGAGGAAAACGCTCCAGACAACGGCGCGCAAAGTAGCCCGCTCGGATTGAACTATACCCGTTTTCGGTTGGTCTAGGGCCCTCGGCAGAGTGGCGGGGGTACTTTGGACGCATGGATCGCGCATTCTTATCTCCCCAAGAGTTGGCGCAGATTCAATCCGTCCTCGATAGATTCGTGGGTCTGCCTCTGACCGACGCTTGGGGGCGGTGGCAGGAAATGCGGTTCGAGTTTGGCGAACAAAGGCCGTTCATCGACCGGGGCGGGGAGGAGTTGAAACGCTCTGGCTGTTATCTGGAAGCCGAAAGCCGATTCAAAATCCTTGGCCTGAGAGGTGGCGCCTTGGATGAATCGACATTTTATGATGGCGAAGATTGCCTTACCCCTCTTTCCCGTGAGTTTATGGCGGGAGTCCAATCGGGGAAGTGGACTTTTGAATCGGGCGAAGTTTTTCCCGATGGGCGGATTGGAGTCCGTCTTTCTGACGGGCTTTTGATCGAGCTCTTGGCCTTTACGTATGCAGACTTAGCCCTGGCAGAGACGCAAATCGTGAACTGCTGGTGGATTGGTTGGCGGGAGGAAATCTGGTCTTTGTATACCGACCAACTTTATTACAACTCGAAGCAGAACGCAACCAAGGATTTAGAAGAACACGACTTGCGACTGATCTCTGAGGCGTTGGATTGCATCCGGGGATCGACCCTTATCGAAATCCGGGATAACCCGCTTGAAACTGTGTTCTGCTTTGATAACCAGGCCACTATCACCACATCGATCCCTGTGCGTCTAGTCGGTCAGTCGCATGGCCAGCACATCAGAACTTATCCCAAGCAGGATGATGCTGAAATACTGGCCGACGCCATGAACGATGACTCCCTTAGCCGGGCAGGAAAGCTGGGGGCTAAGGAGCGACTGAGGCAGTCGTTTGAATCAGGTGTGCGACAGAGCGAGCTGATCGCAACCAGGCCACGACTGGATTCCAGGGGGTGTTTTGCCATCGATTTGGAATCTGGACAAATCGGTGCTGAAGGTTTTCGGCTGGTGCTCAGCCATGGGTATTTGATTCGGGGCTGGCGATGGGAAATCAGGCTTGGAGAGACCGTCTGGGAGTTTGACGGTCAACGGGTCGTGAAGAAATCCTGAGAGATTTGCCGGGAACTTGGCAAAATACAGAGTTAAGAGTTATGCGAGTCCGCGTGATCGGTGCAGGGAGTTGGGGCACGGCCCTCAGCTTGGTTTTGGTTCGGAACGGCCACATGGTCGAGTTGGTAACCCACGACGCGCTTTCGGCGGCGCAGCTCAACCAAGACCGCGAGAACCGGGAGTACTTGCCGGGGTTCCGGTTCACTGAGACCATCCAAGTGGTTCCGCAGGGTCAGCAGGGGGGACCGGCGAACTTCACGGTGATTGCTGTGCCAACGGGGGCGGTCCGCGACGTTTTGGCCCATGTGGCGGATGGTGGGATCGTCTGCCTGGCCAGCAAAGGTCTCGACCCGGAAACCGGCGGGGTGGTCAGCGACGTTTTGGCGCAGGCGTTGCCCGCGTCGATCCCGGTGGCGTTGAGCGGCCCGAACCTGGCGGTGGAACTTGCCAAGGGGGTGCCGACCGCCGCCGTTTGTGCCAGCGGCGACGAAGACGCGGCAGAGTTGGTTCGCAAGGCTTTCAACGGCAAGGGTTACCGCGTGTACATCAATGACGATGTCCGCGGGGTTGAGCTTGCCGGGGCACTAAAAAACGTGATCGCAATTGGTGCCGGGGTCTGCGACGGGCTGGGATTTGGCGACAACACGAAAGGGGCGTTTGTCTGCCGAGGACTTGCGGAAATCACGCGGCTCGGCGTGGCGATGGGTGCGCGGATGGAGACATTCCTCGGATTGGCGGGGGTTGGCGACCTTTTTGCTACGTGTAGCAGCCGGCTTTCGCGCAACTACCGGGTCGGGCTGGCGGTGGCAGGCGGCGCCTATGTTGATGACGCGGTGGCATCGGTCGGACAAACTGCGGAAGGGGTTCCGACACTGAAAGTCGCCTTGAAACTTGCTGCCGAGAAGGGGATTGAGGTTCCGCTGATGCAGACTTTGAACGAGGTGTTGATGGGCATCCTCGGCTTTGAAGAGGCGATTTCCCGCTTGATGGAGCGGGATACTCGTTTCGAATTGGGTGAAAAACCCCATTAAGGTTCGGGTTCGAACCCTATAGGTAAATTTGCGGGTGCCGAGAATAGCGGTATGGCATCTGTGAACCGGGCTTGGTTGCCGTTTGGGCTTTTTGCCGCCGGCATTTTGATTGTCGGCTGTGGCGGCGGCGGAGGTGGGTCGACGACCGGTTCTTCAACAGGCACAACCGGCACCACTGCGACCACTGGAACAACGGGCACGACCGGAACCACTGGAACAACGGGAACCACCGGGACAACCGGAACAACCGGAACATCCGGAACAACGGGCACGACTGGAACCACTGGCACAACTGGCACCACCGGAACAACCGGCACGACCGGAACCACTGGAACAACGGGAACCACCGGCACAACCGGCACAACCGGAACAACGGGCACGACTGGAACCACTGGCACAACTGGCACCACCGGAACAACCGGCACCACTGGCGGAATCACCCAGGATCAAATTTTTTACTCGAAAGAAGGGATCAACGGCAACAACCAGATTTACCGGATGAACATCGATGGAACTGGAGCGACGGTGATCACGGGGACGGACGCCAACCGGATCAACTGTTCCACCGTTGCCGGGCTCGCCAAGATGGTCTATGAATCGAACGAGACCGGGAACTCGGAAATTTTCATCGCGAACATTGATGGAACGGGTGCCGTGAACCTGACCAATAACGGGGCCGACGATTTTGAACCGGTCATCAGTGCGGATGGGACAAAGATCGCCTTTTTGAGCTTGAGGTCAGGATCGACCCGGCTTTATGTGATGAATTCGGATGGGACCGGCGTGGTTCAAATTTCCAGCCTGGCGGGTATGGAAGGGTTAGGTAAAGCCCTCAATGGGAACGGGACAAAGGTGGTCTTCACGGCTGCCCCCAGCGCCGTCCCGCAAATCTATATTGCCAACTCGGATGGGACAGGTGTCTCCAACCTATCCAGCGACACGAATTTCTTTGACATCACACCCGTTTTTTCGCCCGATGGCACAACGGTTCTGTTTTCCCGCGATGGAGATTTGGTCAGGGTTAGCGTGAGCGGCGGCCCCAAAACCCTGGTCTACAACGCAACCAACGACATCGAATTCCCGAGTTACACGTCCGATGGGGCAAAGATTGTGTTCATGACCTTGATCAACTTTGGCTGGGACATCTTTACCGTGACTTCCTCCGGGGGGTCTCCGACAAACCTGACCAATTCACCGACCGATGAATTCAAGGTTTCCGGATACGTCGGCAAGTAGCAACCGGGAACCTCGCCTGTGCCGTCTTGATTAGTAGAATGGCGGGCACGCGCAAGCAAGGGTGATTCGGGAATGCCGGAATTCGATTATCAGGTGGTGGATGCCGGGGGACGACTGAGTTCGGGCCGGATGGCCGCGGCCAGTGCGAACGATGTCGTCCAGCGGCTCAGCCAACAGGGATTGGCTGTACAGGGCCTGAACATGGTCGCTGGCCATGGCGGGGTTGCCCCGGCGGCGGTTGGCAGCCAGCGCATCGCCCCAATTGTCCAAGGTAATCCGGCGGCCGTCCCTTATTCGGCGCCCGATCCACAATACAGTTACAGCCAGGCCGCCCGACCGGTTCAAGCAACCGGACAAAAGCTCACCGGATTCTTCAAAGATTACGACCTGTGGATGTTGTTGAACCAGATGGGGGTGATCCTTCGATCTGGGATCAGCGCCACGGAGATGCTGAAAGAGCTCTCGACCCGGCGGAGCATCAAGGCCAAAGCGTGCCGGGCCATGGAGGACATGGCCAAACTGACCGCCCAAGGGATGTCGCTGAGCGATGCCATGGAGGTGTATCCGGAGATTTTCCCGGATGGGGTCGTCGGCTCGGTCCGCGCCGGTGAGGCCGGAGGGTATTTGCCGGATGCTTTGCTGCATACGTCTGAGCAGATCCAGGCTAGTTGGAAAGTCCGGCGGCATTACTTGTGGACCAGCCTTTCGATTTTTTCGACGGTGATTTTGGTTCCCTTCATGCCGGTGATGCATGCGGGATCCGATGCCTTGGGCCGGTACATCAATTCCAACAACCCAGAAGGGGGAAGCCCTGTCTCGATGTACTTCGACGCCTGGTTTCGCGCTTTGGTGGGTTGGCCGTTGGTAGGGATGCTCGCGATCACGGGGTTGTTCCTCTTCGGCCCCTATCTGTTCGGCCGGATTTGGTTTTTGCCGTTGCGGCATGCTCTGGCCGCCAAATTGCCGTTGATCGGCCGCAGGACCCGCTCAGAAAGCAGCCGGGAGTTGAGTTACCACCTGCAGCGCCTCAGCATCGCGGGGGTAAGCCCTTACCGGGCGTTCGGCTTGGCGGCCGCCGCCATCCCCAACAAGGAATACCGCGACCGGATGGTGGAATATGGTCGGCCATTTCGGGAGGACACCCCGCTTTCGCAAATCATCCCGCGCAAACTCATGCCCGACGAGCTGGTGGACCTCATCCGCACGGGTGAGCTGACGGGAACCACTCCCGACGCCATGCAACAGGTGGAGCGGATCGCCCACGGCGACCAGAAGATGATGGAGAACGTCTTGAAGGTCAAGGCCTGGGTTTGGGTCGGGCTTTTTGTCTTTGGCGTGAGCTCGATCGTGGCGGCACTAATGATGCGGGATTTTTATGACGTGATGTGGAAGGCGATTTTCGAGGGGACGGGCTGGTAGATGCCGGTTTTTGAATACCAAGCAACCGACGCGGTCGGCAAACAGGTGCGGGGGACGATCATCGGGGATTCCTTAGATTTGGTCGCCGGGCGGTTGGCCGAACAGGGGTTAAAGGTCAGCCAGCTCGGCATGGCCCAATCGGCCGGAGACCCGCTTGCCGGTTTTGCTCCCGCCGAGTCCCCCAGGGGCGCCATCCCGGAGACGCGGATCCCGCCGACAGATCCGAGGAGCCGTCTGGAAACCGATCTCCTCGGCCCCTTGGTCGGCGGTGTCGCGCTCAGCAAGCTCCAGTTCATGTTTCGGCAATTGGGGACGATGCTGAATGCGGGGATCGAAATTCGCCAAGCCTTGGAGACGTTGGGGGCGCAAAGCCAAGGCAAGCTGCGGGAAGTGCTATTCGAACTCCGCGACCACACGGCCGCCGGCCGCCCGATGAGCGTG
This window of the Armatimonadota bacterium genome carries:
- a CDS encoding PD40 domain-containing protein produces the protein MASVNRAWLPFGLFAAGILIVGCGGGGGGSTTGSSTGTTGTTATTGTTGTTGTTGTTGTTGTTGTTGTSGTTGTTGTTGTTGTTGTTGTTGTTGTTGTTGTTGTTGTTGTTGTTGTTGTTGTTGTTGGITQDQIFYSKEGINGNNQIYRMNIDGTGATVITGTDANRINCSTVAGLAKMVYESNETGNSEIFIANIDGTGAVNLTNNGADDFEPVISADGTKIAFLSLRSGSTRLYVMNSDGTGVVQISSLAGMEGLGKALNGNGTKVVFTAAPSAVPQIYIANSDGTGVSNLSSDTNFFDITPVFSPDGTTVLFSRDGDLVRVSVSGGPKTLVYNATNDIEFPSYTSDGAKIVFMTLINFGWDIFTVTSSGGSPTNLTNSPTDEFKVSGYVGK
- a CDS encoding NAD(P)-dependent glycerol-3-phosphate dehydrogenase, producing the protein MRVRVIGAGSWGTALSLVLVRNGHMVELVTHDALSAAQLNQDRENREYLPGFRFTETIQVVPQGQQGGPANFTVIAVPTGAVRDVLAHVADGGIVCLASKGLDPETGGVVSDVLAQALPASIPVALSGPNLAVELAKGVPTAAVCASGDEDAAELVRKAFNGKGYRVYINDDVRGVELAGALKNVIAIGAGVCDGLGFGDNTKGAFVCRGLAEITRLGVAMGARMETFLGLAGVGDLFATCSSRLSRNYRVGLAVAGGAYVDDAVASVGQTAEGVPTLKVALKLAAEKGIEVPLMQTLNEVLMGILGFEEAISRLMERDTRFELGEKPH
- a CDS encoding polyribonucleotide nucleotidyltransferase: MIHTHTFEVGGKTFNLESGRVAKQAGGSVLFGIDDTVILGTATMSNQEREGIDFLPLVCDFEERKYAIGKIPGGVIKRGGRPSTKATLISRLMDRPIRPLFHKGIRSEIQVIAMPFSIDKNIPSDVMAVNAAGAALSVSDVPFNGPIACVRIGMIDGEFIVFPTFEELKTSKLDLIVAGHKGAISMVEAGAKEVTEEVMVKALIFAHENIQLICKEFEAFAKIAGKEKRTVAESGPDKKFVEDLMKKEGKAIAAALFHKDKATRENAENDLKKELKAKYSEGKEDDKAFLQNLGPAIDKAIKETLRSTVIKEGKRPDGRKLNELRDIEAVAGILPRVHGSGLFTRGQTQVMTVLTLGMPKDAQYADILDQLDEEQEPKRFMHFYNFPPYSVGEARPLRGPGRREVGHGALAERAIEAVVPMDDPDFPYTVHLISEVLESNGSSSMASVCGSTLALMDAGVKIKAPVAGIAMGLMSDGKNFSILTDIQGLEDHTGDMDFKVAGTREGITALQLDTKLEGIPEQVLIDALSQAKDARYKILDIIEAEIPKPRPQLSGTAPRIQTVQIDTEKIGALIGPGGANIRKITEETGCEIDVQKDGRVLIATDSGEKAEKAITMIKMSTSSLEVGFAFTGTVTRLMGRGALVSMPNGKDGMVPTDQLTHAKIGRPDDVLSEGDVINVKVHEVDSMGRINLTALDLNPDNERLNDPNPPVSERPAFSRDRDGGRDRRGGGRDRGGYGDRDRGPRRERTESSSSDGDGEGGSRFRKRR
- a CDS encoding type II secretion system F family protein; protein product: MPEFDYQVVDAGGRLSSGRMAAASANDVVQRLSQQGLAVQGLNMVAGHGGVAPAAVGSQRIAPIVQGNPAAVPYSAPDPQYSYSQAARPVQATGQKLTGFFKDYDLWMLLNQMGVILRSGISATEMLKELSTRRSIKAKACRAMEDMAKLTAQGMSLSDAMEVYPEIFPDGVVGSVRAGEAGGYLPDALLHTSEQIQASWKVRRHYLWTSLSIFSTVILVPFMPVMHAGSDALGRYINSNNPEGGSPVSMYFDAWFRALVGWPLVGMLAITGLFLFGPYLFGRIWFLPLRHALAAKLPLIGRRTRSESSRELSYHLQRLSIAGVSPYRAFGLAAAAIPNKEYRDRMVEYGRPFREDTPLSQIIPRKLMPDELVDLIRTGELTGTTPDAMQQVERIAHGDQKMMENVLKVKAWVWVGLFVFGVSSIVAALMMRDFYDVMWKAIFEGTGW
- the rpsO gene encoding 30S ribosomal protein S15, translated to MPLHPTTKTDIIKKYATKEGDTGSPEVQIALLQARILQITDHLRTNKKDRHSRQGLLMLVGKRRRLEGYLRNKDIVRYRELIADLGIREVRPR